One window of the Chryseobacterium camelliae genome contains the following:
- a CDS encoding DUF4280 domain-containing protein, with product MSDQSSLHDGKHFVVQKGQAQCNQGDQFPQYKVTAHQQHYWNDSDGNADYLAVTEDDLQFNPSGPSFGKCKLKPSSGGNLPCSYAPAGKWQKTYDKVKVMGKSIVTEASELQCVVGGKITIKDHGQRGEVSKKNVQNADRKTVQHINPMVKMDDYRETVQESDLDAY from the coding sequence ATGTCAGATCAATCATCGCTTCACGACGGCAAACACTTTGTCGTACAGAAAGGGCAGGCGCAATGCAACCAGGGCGACCAGTTCCCGCAGTATAAAGTGACGGCCCATCAGCAGCATTACTGGAATGATTCTGATGGAAATGCAGACTACCTTGCCGTTACCGAAGATGACCTTCAGTTCAATCCCTCCGGACCGAGTTTCGGAAAGTGTAAACTCAAGCCCAGTTCAGGCGGCAATCTTCCCTGTTCCTATGCTCCTGCCGGTAAATGGCAGAAAACCTATGATAAAGTAAAAGTCATGGGTAAAAGTATTGTTACGGAAGCTTCCGAACTCCAGTGCGTGGTTGGAGGGAAGATTACCATAAAAGATCACGGGCAGCGCGGGGAAGTAAGCAAGAAAAATGTACAGAATGCCGACCGTAAAACCGTACAGCATATCAATCCCATGGTTAAAATGGATGATTACCGGGAAACAGTACAGGAAAGCGATCTCGACGCGTATTAA